DNA sequence from the Oceanispirochaeta sp. M1 genome:
CTGCTTTACGACCCGAATGGGTAAGCTGAAATAGTAAGATTGTATCAGGTGCAATCTTCTTAAACTCTATTACAAGGGTTTTGAACCCATCAAGATTCTTCCTGTTCAGAACCATCTGGTTAACCCTTGCCAGGGATGAGGAGTCCACCGCAAGAGCCTCAACAACGACAACACCCCAGTGTCCGGCGGCCAGTTTTCTATAACGTTCTATAGCACGTTCTGAAACAACGCCCCCTGGATCACCGTCATTACCCTCCATGGCCTGTGATATAAAACGATTAATAAGAGTCCTGTTTCCAATTTTTCCCTTTGAAAATAGATTGGGATATTTATCCTGAGACATTGCTGCCCTCCTGTTTTTATTGCATGCAATATAATCTCATAGGGACAAGCTTCTGTCAATATCGACCTGGAAATCTGAAGATACAGAATAAAAAAGGCTTCAAATATTGAGACTTCCATAGTATTTTAAGCAGATGGAAACAGACTATTCAAAGATTGCCTCCCGTTATGACGGCAACAAAGTACGGCAGAAAGACGTAGACCCTCAGATAGAAGAGCTGCTTAAAACAGGCAGAGATAAATTTAAGATTCTTGATCTGGCCTGTGGGACAGGAAAATATCTGAAGGTGCAGAGTGAATTCTACAAGGATGCCCCCATAAAATGGCTGGGCGCCGACAGGTCAAAAGAGATGCTTGCGGTTTCACAAAGCAAAGGGATAAATGCAGATTTCATATGCTGCGATGCTGAAGACTCTTCCATATCTCCCGATTCCAGCCTCGACTACATCCGCAACGAATATGCCTGGCATCATTTTACAGATCATCCCGCAGTAATAAAGAATATATTTAGAATGCTAAAACCCGGCAGACTTTTTACCATGGTCAATATCTGCCCTGAATACATGAAAAACTATTGGGTATATCACTACTTTCCCGGAGCCAAAAGCATAGATGAGGATCGATTTATCAGCGCAGAGGAGCTGTTGAAATCTTTTAAAGATCAGGGATTCGAAGTAAAAATACGAGTAAAAACAATTGTCAGCGAACTCAATCTGAAGAAGGTCCTTGAAGAAGCACAAAACAGAGATATATCCCAACTGACTCTGATTGAAGATGATGAGTATGAATCGGGTATGCTGAAGATAAAAGAGGACTATAAAAATGCCGCCCTACTGGTTCATGATATGTCATTTATAGAGTTGAAGGCTTTGAAGAAGGATTAAGGCTAAACTGTCCCGCCTCTAATATATTTAATAGGCAGAATCTCCCTGAGGGGATCTGATTCTTTATCAATAATATTCGACTTAAGCCAGCTGCCGGCCATCTGTCCCAGAACAGGGATAGAGAGCCTTACCGTATCGATCCTGCGGGGCAGCAGGTTCTGAATGGGAGAATCATCAAATCCTGTGAGTGAAAGATCTTCGGGGATACGGATATCCCGTTCCCCGGCAGCCTGATAAAAAGAGAGTGCTGCCAGATCATTAAAGGCAAATACCGCATTGAAGCCATTCTCAAGAACCCAGTCCACAGCACGAAGTGGAATCTGAGAGAATTCATCCACAGTCAAAACAGAGGACTCATCAAAAGCTATACCCTCTTTCTTAAACATATCTTTCAAAGCCTCGAACCTGACCCTTGAGACTTCAGGCAGCTTTCCGAAACCAAGATAGCAGGGCTTTAAGTCCTTCCCTCTGGCATAGAAAACAGAACGGGCCAGGAGTGACATACCTTCCGGAACATCATAGGCTATATAATTCTGATTCTCATCCCGACGATTCAGGAGAATAAAGGGGATGGAGCGAGTGTCCAGTTCATCAGCAAGTTCGGTGGAAGGACTTGTAAATGCAAAAATACAGGCATCTATCTGTCCGGTTTTCTTCTTCTGTAGAAACTCCAGATTATTATCATTAACCCGGATGATGATATTCAGTTTAACCTCACCGAAACCTTCATGAATGGACTCGATAAGCTCAGAAATATTGTAAAAAAAATGGGTCAGATGGTTATCTGTTTTGGGAAGAAAAAGGTGAAGATTCAGGATAACCCGACTCATATGTTTCTTGATGGGCCGCTTCTCATATCCCAGACGCTCTGCGGTATCCATAATCTGACCTGAACGTTCATTACTTATGAGGTTGGAGTTATTGAGGACACGGGAAACCGTGCTGGGAGAGATTCCGAGCTCTTCGGCAATATCATATACGGTTACTCTTTTACCCAGGACTCCCCTCCTACAACCCTTGACATTATTGCACGCAACAACTACAAAGTAAAGTATTCCCATAAGCCCTTCGGGCCAGCTGAAAGGAGAATACTATGGCTTCACAGGCAAAGACAATACTGGTCACAGGTTCCAGCCGCGGCATAGGAAGGGGCATCGCCCTCAAACTGGCCGAAAAAGGCTTCGATGTGGCAGTGAACTATGCAGGAAACAGTGAAGCAGCCCAAGAAAGTCTGGAACTATGTCGGAAAGCCTCCTCCTCTGCCGGATATGCAGGCCGCTTTGAAGCCTTCCAGGGTGATATAAGCAACGCAAAGAGCAGAGAAAAACTCTTATCAGAGGTCCTCTCCCATTTCGGTGATCTTCACGGTCTGGTCAATAATGCGGGTGTGGCCCCCAAAGAGAGAAGAGACATTCTGGATATGACAGAGGAGTCCTTCGACCGCCTGATCGCTACAAACCTGAAGGGTTCATTCCATCTCAGCCAGGCCGTCTCAAAATACTGGCTCAGCCTCCCCCTCTCTGAAAGAGGATTCCGCAGCCTGATTTTTATAACTTCTGTTTCATCTGAAATGGTCTCCATCAACAGAGCTGAGTACTGTATAGCAAAAGCTGGACTCTCCATGGCATCCCAGCTTTTTGCCAGGAGACTGGCAGATGAGAATATCGGAGTCTATGAACTGAGACCGGGTATTATCCTGACAGATATGACAGGAGCCGTTAAAGACAAATATGATGCCCTTATCGCCGAAGGATTAGTCCCACAGAAACGCTGGGGAACACCCGAAGATCTGGGCAAAGCCGCAGCCAGCCTGATAACGGGAGACTTCCCCTATTCAACAGGTTCGGTCATACATGTGGACGGGGCTCTGCATATTCCAGCGCTATAGATTCAAAAATAATTACAACTTTTCTTGACCATGACATTATAAAGAAGAAAGACAAAAAAAACCGGCAGTATCTGATTTACAGATTCTGCCGGCATGATTATTCTTATTCCAAGGAACTATTAGTTCTTCTTACCACTAATCTTCCGCTCTGAGGCAGAAAGGATAATCTTTCTCAGACGGATAGACTTGGGAGTTACTTCCAGCAGCTCATCCTCACGGAGAAACTGAATACCACGTTCCAGAGTCAGGGGAATTATGGGTGTCAGTACAACCGCATCATCCTTACCCGAGGCACGGACATTGGAAAGCTTTTTGGTCTTACTGGCATTTATATTCAGGTCATTTTCTCTGTTATGCTCACCTACAATCATACCCTCATAAATGGTATCACCAGGCTGAATAAAAAGTGTTCCTCTGGGTTCCAGATTGAACAAGGCATAGGGAACAGCCTCACCAGTTCTGTCAGCCACAAGAGCTCCCAAAGTACGATCCGGAAAGTCCCCTCTATACTCTTCATAACCGGAGATCAGGGAGTTCATAATTCCTGTACCTCTTGTATCTGTCAAAAACTCATCACGGTAACCGATAAGTGCTCTTGCAGGAACTGAAAATTCCAAACGAACACGGCCGTGCTCATGGTTTACATAGCTGACCATCCGGCCTTTCTTCTTGGAGAGTTTCTCGGTAACAACTCCTGTATAGACCTCTTCACAGTCCACATAGAGAGTTTCAATGGGCTCAAGAACCTTTCCGTCTTTATGATGGAAGAGAACTTCGGGCCGTCCGACACAAAGCTCAAAGCCTTCTCGTCTCATGGTCTCGATTAGGATAACCATCTGGAACTCACCACGTCCTTTAACAATAAATCCATCCGTATCAATAGACTCTTCCACCTTGATGGATACATTGAGCATAGTCTCTTTTTCGAGACGCTCTCGGATTTTACTGGACTGAACAAACTTACCCTCGGTTCCCATGGTGGGAGAGGTATTGGGTGAGAAGCGCATTGAAACGGTAGGTTCATCGACTGTGATCCGTTTCAGAGCCTTGGGAGCCTCACGGGTGCAGATGGTATCTCCAATATGAACATCGTCGATACCTGCAAGTACAATGATGTCTCCAGGACTGGCATTGTCTGTTTCTACCAGTGAGGGACCATTGTATACCTGGATTTTTGACACATTCAGAGGAACCTGCTTTGCCTCTTCTGTGATACAGACCAAGGAGTCTCTGGATTTAACATGACCATGAACGACCTTACCGATTGCCAGGCGTCCCAGGTAGTCGGAGTAAGACAGGTCTGTTACCAGCATCTGAAAGGGTTCTGCATCGTTATAAGCGGGAGGAGAAACTTCTTCAATGATGGTGTCCATCAGAACATGAAGGTTATCTGCTTCGTCTTCAAAATTTTTCTTGGCAATCCCGGAACGTCCATCGGCAAAAAGTACGGGACATTCAAGCTGATCATCGTGGGCATCCAGGTCGATCAGAAGGTCGTATACTTCACTTAAAACCTCTTTGGGACGTGCATCGGGACGGTCGATTTTATTGATAACTACAATAACTGAAAGACCTGCCTCCAAAGCCTTGGAGAGAACAAAACGAGTCTGAGGCAGGGGACCTTCTGAGGCATCTACCAGGAGAACTACACCGTCTACCATGGAGAGGGCTCTTTCCACCTCACCTCCAAAGTCGGCATGTCCGGGGGTATCAAGGATATTTACTTTTATACCCTTCCAGTCGATGGAACAGTTCTTGGCAGCGATAGTGATTCCGCGTTCCCGTTCCAGGTCCATATTGTCCATCAGACGTTCTTCTGTTTCCTGTCCTTCACGGAAGGTACCGGACTGTTTGAACATAGAGTCCACCAGAGTTGTTTTTCCATGGTCTACATGGGCAATGATGGCTATATTTCTAAGATTCTTGTTAAAACTATTATTTCTATGAGGCAATGCGTTTCTCCATTCTACCAGGACCAATTTACGATCCTGGTGTTTTATTCTTGAGGCCGAGAGGCCTTAAATCCATATCTATAAAATAATTCCAGTCACAGTACTCTATTAATATGGGAAATTCCATAGACCAAAGGACTTAGTGGCAGAATAAAATAGAACAAAAAGAATAAACTTGTCATATATGAAAATAAATTTTATTCTAGAGACACATGAATGAAAATATTTTTAATTAAATTCAGAGGAAAAAAATGGATAATTTATCAGAACTTGTTACTGAACAGGCCAATCCCGCCTCATTGGGCATTGATACAAAGAATAGCCATGAAATACTCGAAATAATAATCAATGAAGATAAAAAGGTACCCCTTGCCGTGGAGAAGGCTCTCCCTCAGATAAGCCCTTTAGTTGATAGAGTAGTAGAACAATTTAAGAAGGGAGGCCGCCTTTTTTACATCGGAGCAGGCACATCCGGCCGCCTGGGGGTATTAGATGCTTCAGAATGCCCGCCTACATACGGCAGCGATCCCGAAATGGTTCAGGGCATAATTGCCGGTGGACAAGAGGCACTGACAAGATCTGTGGAATGGGCTGAAGATGATGAGAATCAGGGGAAACAGACACTTCTGGACCGTGGATTTACTGCAGATGATATACTTATAGGTATCACAGCAAGCGGTCAGGCCCCTTTTGTTATTGGAGCCATGAAGTATGCTCAATCCATCGGAGCTGCTGTTGGAGCTCTGGGATGCAATAAAGGATCTCTGATTTTTAACCATGCAGACTATCCGGTATTTATGGATGTAGGACCTGAAATAGTCACAGGTTCAACAAGAATGAAGTCAGGAACTGCTCAAAAGCTTGTTCTGAATATGATAACAACCAGCTCCATGATTCTGATGGGCAAGGTTTATAACAACCTGATGGTGGATTTGAAACCTGTTAATCAGAAATTGATCCTCAGAGCCAAACGGCTTATCCTAATGGCAACAGGATGCAGCCCCGAGGAAGCCGGGAAAGTATTCGAAACCTCAGGACATCACGTAAAGACAGCAATCGTCATGCAGTTACTGGGAACTGATAAGGATAATGCAGTTGCTCTTCTTGAAGAAAATGAGGGGAAGATAGGCCTGGTTTTAAAGAAATAGATGGTGAAAATCCTTTCTAAACTCTTTAATATTTTCTGCTGTATTATCTCTTCCATAATGAACTCGATTTGTAAGTAGTACAAATTTCAGATCCCGTTCCGGATCAATCCATACACTTGTTCCTGTAAACCCGGTATGACCGTATGATTTCTCTGAAAACCCCGGTCCTGTGAAAAAATCAGGATCATAACAGCCAAAACCATAGGCTCTGGGAAGACCAGATCCAGGAGGATTCCCCCGGACAGTCATAGATACGGCATCTTCTTCTCTCAGGATTCGACTTGAATTGAGAATTCCTCCGCTACGATACAGTTCCATCAGGGAAGATACTGAATCAAGGGTACCGAAAAGCCCGGCATTACCTGAAACTCCCTGCATAGTCCAGGCATTTTCATCATGAACTTCACCTTTAATCCATCGCTTCCGCCAGGGGTCATATTCCTCTGTTACGCAGCACAGCCTGTTGTCATCACCCGGATTATACATGAGATCCTTCAGACCTCCAGCATCAAGGATGATACTCTTAAAAAGATTATCCAAACTGTCATTCCCGATAGATTCCGCTACCAGTCCAAGCAGAATATAACCTGTACAGCTATAAACCATCTCCCTCCCCTGAGGCAAGGCCGGGTTTAAGGAAAAAAGATGGGATACGGCCTTTTCCCTGTCGCACAAATCACCTGAAGGAAACAGTTTGAACATTTCCGGTACAGGAGGAAGACCTGATATATGAAGAAGAATATTATGTAGAGAAAGTACAGCCTGCTTACTGTTACAGCCGGGGAGGAAATAACCAAGAGCTTCCCTGGTAGAAATTCCTTCTGATGCAAGAAGATGCAGTAGAACAGGTGCAGTAGCCAGTGCCTTACTCAGAGAAGCCAACCCGAAAATCGATTTTTCACGAAGGGGTTCAACTCCATCCAGCTCAGAGGCGAGACCACTGACTCTCCTATAAATAAGTTTACCTTTTTCTTCAACTTGTACAGCAATTCCTGGAAAGTACTTGTTCTGCAATGCCTCATCTATCAGACGATCGGGATCAGTCATTTTCACAACCCGGCCGGTAATGGTTTGGAGAGTTTTCCTAAAATAACTGGAGAAGCAGCTCCTGTTGCCTGTGGTTCATTTCCGGGAATATCCAGCATATAATAGAGACCCAAAAGAGCAAAAGCTGCGGCCTCTTTAAAATCACTACTGATTCCGTCATCATCACCACTGATTATTTTGCATTCAGGAAGCTCCGCTCGAAGGGTGCTCATAATGATAGGATTATGTACCCCGCCTCCACTGACTACGACTGTACCAGGCAATTCAGAGAGGTAACTCCTATAACTTCCTGCAATAGTCTTTCCAGTAAATACGGCTGCCGTATGAAGAACATCTTTAAAATCCAGAGAATTATCCAACGGATAATCTTCGAAGAAACGAGTACCGAAGAGCTCTCGTCCTGTTGTTTTTGGAGGGCTCTCCCTAAGATAAGGGTGATTCATCCACTCTTCCAGAAGTGAAGGAATAACAGTCCCTGTCAGGGCAATCTCCCCATCCTTATCATAATGCTTTTCTCCATTGCTATGATGCTCAACAAGCTGATCCAGAATCATGTTTCCCGGACCGGTATCGAAGGCAAGAATACTGTCATTACTGACAAAACTTACGTTGCCGATCCCCCCTATGTTCTGAAAAGCGGAAGTTCCTTCATATTTATCTGCCAGTATACGGTCCAGAAAAGGTACAAAAGGTGCTCCTTCCCCACCGGCAGCCATATCAGCCGGTCTGAAATCACTGACTGTGGGAATTGCAGTTCTCTGAGCAATGATTGATCCTTCTCCGATCTGCAGAGTACCGTTTACATTCTGCGAACAGAATTCTTCCTTTTTACCGATATGGAACATAGTCTGACCATGGGATCCAATGACAGTGACATCTGCGGCTTTTATCCCTGTTTGAACTAAAAGCCGATTCACACAGTCTCCGTAAAGTTCTCCCAGACGCATATTAAGGAGAGTCAGCCGATGAAGGGCATTCTTTACTCCTGCCATCTGAAGAATGATTTCATCACGAAGGGGTTTATCTATAGGATAGGTTTCAGCATGAATCATCTTAATATTGGGAATTCCCTGCCGGAATTGGATTTTGAACAATCCGGTATCCACTCCATCAACGGAAGTACCCGACATTATTCCTACACAAATGTATTCTTTATTCATAACTGTATTATGATCCTCCTCTGAAATCTTGTCAAAACACAATTAAAAATATTTTTCAGCAAAGAGAGCTATTGTTGAAAATAATT
Encoded proteins:
- a CDS encoding class I SAM-dependent methyltransferase is translated as METDYSKIASRYDGNKVRQKDVDPQIEELLKTGRDKFKILDLACGTGKYLKVQSEFYKDAPIKWLGADRSKEMLAVSQSKGINADFICCDAEDSSISPDSSLDYIRNEYAWHHFTDHPAVIKNIFRMLKPGRLFTMVNICPEYMKNYWVYHYFPGAKSIDEDRFISAEELLKSFKDQGFEVKIRVKTIVSELNLKKVLEEAQNRDISQLTLIEDDEYESGMLKIKEDYKNAALLVHDMSFIELKALKKD
- a CDS encoding LacI family DNA-binding transcriptional regulator; translated protein: MGILYFVVVACNNVKGCRRGVLGKRVTVYDIAEELGISPSTVSRVLNNSNLISNERSGQIMDTAERLGYEKRPIKKHMSRVILNLHLFLPKTDNHLTHFFYNISELIESIHEGFGEVKLNIIIRVNDNNLEFLQKKKTGQIDACIFAFTSPSTELADELDTRSIPFILLNRRDENQNYIAYDVPEGMSLLARSVFYARGKDLKPCYLGFGKLPEVSRVRFEALKDMFKKEGIAFDESSVLTVDEFSQIPLRAVDWVLENGFNAVFAFNDLAALSFYQAAGERDIRIPEDLSLTGFDDSPIQNLLPRRIDTVRLSIPVLGQMAGSWLKSNIIDKESDPLREILPIKYIRGGTV
- a CDS encoding 3-ketoacyl-ACP reductase — encoded protein: MASQAKTILVTGSSRGIGRGIALKLAEKGFDVAVNYAGNSEAAQESLELCRKASSSAGYAGRFEAFQGDISNAKSREKLLSEVLSHFGDLHGLVNNAGVAPKERRDILDMTEESFDRLIATNLKGSFHLSQAVSKYWLSLPLSERGFRSLIFITSVSSEMVSINRAEYCIAKAGLSMASQLFARRLADENIGVYELRPGIILTDMTGAVKDKYDALIAEGLVPQKRWGTPEDLGKAAASLITGDFPYSTGSVIHVDGALHIPAL
- the typA gene encoding translational GTPase TypA; the encoded protein is MPHRNNSFNKNLRNIAIIAHVDHGKTTLVDSMFKQSGTFREGQETEERLMDNMDLERERGITIAAKNCSIDWKGIKVNILDTPGHADFGGEVERALSMVDGVVLLVDASEGPLPQTRFVLSKALEAGLSVIVVINKIDRPDARPKEVLSEVYDLLIDLDAHDDQLECPVLFADGRSGIAKKNFEDEADNLHVLMDTIIEEVSPPAYNDAEPFQMLVTDLSYSDYLGRLAIGKVVHGHVKSRDSLVCITEEAKQVPLNVSKIQVYNGPSLVETDNASPGDIIVLAGIDDVHIGDTICTREAPKALKRITVDEPTVSMRFSPNTSPTMGTEGKFVQSSKIRERLEKETMLNVSIKVEESIDTDGFIVKGRGEFQMVILIETMRREGFELCVGRPEVLFHHKDGKVLEPIETLYVDCEEVYTGVVTEKLSKKKGRMVSYVNHEHGRVRLEFSVPARALIGYRDEFLTDTRGTGIMNSLISGYEEYRGDFPDRTLGALVADRTGEAVPYALFNLEPRGTLFIQPGDTIYEGMIVGEHNRENDLNINASKTKKLSNVRASGKDDAVVLTPIIPLTLERGIQFLREDELLEVTPKSIRLRKIILSASERKISGKKN
- the murQ gene encoding N-acetylmuramic acid 6-phosphate etherase; this encodes MDNLSELVTEQANPASLGIDTKNSHEILEIIINEDKKVPLAVEKALPQISPLVDRVVEQFKKGGRLFYIGAGTSGRLGVLDASECPPTYGSDPEMVQGIIAGGQEALTRSVEWAEDDENQGKQTLLDRGFTADDILIGITASGQAPFVIGAMKYAQSIGAAVGALGCNKGSLIFNHADYPVFMDVGPEIVTGSTRMKSGTAQKLVLNMITTSSMILMGKVYNNLMVDLKPVNQKLILRAKRLILMATGCSPEEAGKVFETSGHHVKTAIVMQLLGTDKDNAVALLEENEGKIGLVLKK
- a CDS encoding serine hydrolase; protein product: MTDPDRLIDEALQNKYFPGIAVQVEEKGKLIYRRVSGLASELDGVEPLREKSIFGLASLSKALATAPVLLHLLASEGISTREALGYFLPGCNSKQAVLSLHNILLHISGLPPVPEMFKLFPSGDLCDREKAVSHLFSLNPALPQGREMVYSCTGYILLGLVAESIGNDSLDNLFKSIILDAGGLKDLMYNPGDDNRLCCVTEEYDPWRKRWIKGEVHDENAWTMQGVSGNAGLFGTLDSVSSLMELYRSGGILNSSRILREEDAVSMTVRGNPPGSGLPRAYGFGCYDPDFFTGPGFSEKSYGHTGFTGTSVWIDPERDLKFVLLTNRVHYGRDNTAENIKEFRKDFHHLFL
- a CDS encoding anhydro-N-acetylmuramic acid kinase translates to MNKEYICVGIMSGTSVDGVDTGLFKIQFRQGIPNIKMIHAETYPIDKPLRDEIILQMAGVKNALHRLTLLNMRLGELYGDCVNRLLVQTGIKAADVTVIGSHGQTMFHIGKKEEFCSQNVNGTLQIGEGSIIAQRTAIPTVSDFRPADMAAGGEGAPFVPFLDRILADKYEGTSAFQNIGGIGNVSFVSNDSILAFDTGPGNMILDQLVEHHSNGEKHYDKDGEIALTGTVIPSLLEEWMNHPYLRESPPKTTGRELFGTRFFEDYPLDNSLDFKDVLHTAAVFTGKTIAGSYRSYLSELPGTVVVSGGGVHNPIIMSTLRAELPECKIISGDDDGISSDFKEAAAFALLGLYYMLDIPGNEPQATGAASPVILGKLSKPLPAGL